In the Prochlorococcus sp. MIT 1307 genome, one interval contains:
- a CDS encoding GNAT family N-acetyltransferase, with amino-acid sequence MIGSYSLTTEELQEAYGDGACNCPSPNEQMALVFSQARPFDLVELEQLLRSVGWSQRPMRKVQIALDNSLLKVGLWRHDQSFPRLIGFARCTGDGVLEATVWDVAVHPIYQGFGLGKLLMDYVNRSLRDIGIRRITLFADPGVVAFYKSQGWLLEPKGHRCAFWYAN; translated from the coding sequence TTGATTGGCTCATATTCTCTAACAACGGAGGAGCTTCAAGAGGCTTATGGGGATGGGGCCTGCAATTGCCCATCCCCTAATGAGCAGATGGCTCTTGTTTTTAGTCAAGCAAGGCCTTTTGATTTGGTTGAACTTGAACAGTTGTTGCGCTCTGTTGGATGGAGCCAAAGACCAATGCGAAAAGTTCAAATTGCACTTGATAATAGCTTGCTGAAAGTAGGACTCTGGAGACATGATCAAAGCTTCCCAAGATTAATTGGCTTTGCCAGGTGCACAGGAGATGGAGTTCTTGAAGCTACTGTATGGGATGTTGCAGTGCACCCTATTTATCAGGGGTTTGGATTAGGGAAACTACTTATGGATTATGTAAATAGATCTCTTAGGGATATTGGAATCAGAAGGATTACACTCTTTGCAGACCCTGGTGTAGTTGCTTTTTATAAGAGTCAAGGTTGGCTCCTTGAGCCAAAAGGACATCGATGTGCATTTTGGTATGCCAATTAA
- a CDS encoding TIGR04283 family arsenosugar biosynthesis glycosyltransferase yields MARLSTSQTLSIVIPSFNEASNLPLLLADLNLWPHPLEICICDACSSDLTELVAKLGGAKLIQILEANRGLQLHYGATNTSGEWILFLHADCRIPGTWPEALSKIINRRSSKDIAWFFDFKVQSEKVELKLLEIAVSIRSNFLKKPYGDQGLLIKRSLYKEMGGYKPLSLMEDLEFIERITKKIKIKRIGLPLYCDSRRWDKNNFIVKAFENAKLRRRWRRGESSKKLACEYYKKNTKVRQ; encoded by the coding sequence ATGGCAAGGCTAAGTACGTCACAGACACTAAGCATTGTTATTCCTAGTTTTAATGAAGCAAGTAATCTTCCTCTATTACTTGCTGATCTAAACCTTTGGCCACATCCACTTGAAATTTGTATTTGTGATGCCTGCAGTTCAGACTTAACAGAGCTGGTTGCAAAACTAGGAGGCGCTAAATTAATACAAATTTTAGAAGCAAATCGAGGTCTCCAGCTTCATTACGGTGCAACCAATACTAGTGGCGAGTGGATTTTATTTCTACATGCTGACTGTCGAATACCAGGGACTTGGCCAGAAGCCTTGTCCAAAATAATAAATCGTAGATCTTCAAAAGACATAGCATGGTTCTTTGATTTTAAAGTCCAAAGTGAAAAGGTAGAATTGAAACTACTAGAAATAGCTGTATCTATTAGAAGTAATTTCCTAAAGAAACCATATGGTGATCAAGGATTATTAATAAAAAGATCATTATATAAAGAAATGGGTGGATATAAACCACTTTCTTTAATGGAAGATCTTGAGTTCATAGAGCGTATAACAAAAAAGATCAAAATCAAACGAATAGGACTCCCACTATATTGCGATAGTCGTCGTTGGGATAAAAATAATTTTATAGTTAAAGCCTTTGAGAATGCAAAACTTAGACGTCGATGGAGGAGAGGAGAAAGTTCTAAAAAGCTTGCATGTGAATACTACAAAAAGAACACTAAAGTTCGTCAATAA